From a single Streptomyces sp. NBC_00377 genomic region:
- the meaB gene encoding methylmalonyl Co-A mutase-associated GTPase MeaB has translation MQDVSSLVAQAREGRPRAVARLISLVEGASPQLREVMEALAPLTGNAYVVGLTGSPGVGKSTSTSALVTAYRKQGRRVGVLAVDPSSPFSGGALLGDRVRMSEHASDPGVYIRSMATRGHLGGLAWSAPQAIRVLDAAGCEVILVETVGVGQSEVEIASQADTSVVLLAPGMGDGIQAAKAGILEIGDVYVVNKADRDGADATARELNHMLGLGEARGPGDWRPPIVKTVAARAEGVDEVVEALEKHRAWMEEHGVLTERRRSRAAREVETIAVTALRERIGDLHGDRRLSTLAERIVAGELDPYRAADELVAGLTEG, from the coding sequence ATGCAGGACGTCTCCTCGCTGGTCGCCCAGGCCAGGGAAGGCCGGCCACGGGCCGTGGCCCGGCTGATCTCCCTGGTGGAGGGGGCGTCCCCGCAGCTCAGGGAGGTCATGGAGGCGCTGGCGCCGCTCACGGGCAACGCGTACGTGGTGGGCCTGACCGGTTCACCGGGTGTCGGCAAGTCCACGTCGACGTCCGCGCTGGTCACCGCCTACCGCAAGCAGGGCAGACGGGTCGGGGTGCTGGCCGTCGACCCGTCCTCGCCGTTCTCCGGCGGCGCCCTGCTCGGCGACCGCGTCCGGATGTCGGAGCACGCCTCCGATCCCGGCGTCTACATCCGCTCGATGGCCACCCGCGGCCATCTGGGCGGCCTCGCCTGGTCGGCCCCGCAGGCGATCCGCGTGCTGGACGCGGCGGGCTGCGAGGTGATCCTGGTCGAGACCGTCGGCGTCGGCCAGTCGGAGGTCGAGATCGCCTCGCAGGCGGACACCAGCGTCGTCCTGCTGGCCCCCGGTATGGGAGACGGCATCCAGGCCGCCAAGGCCGGGATCCTGGAGATCGGCGACGTCTACGTGGTCAACAAGGCCGACCGTGACGGCGCCGACGCCACCGCACGTGAGCTGAATCACATGCTCGGCCTCGGTGAGGCCCGCGGCCCCGGGGACTGGCGCCCGCCGATCGTGAAGACGGTCGCCGCCCGTGCCGAGGGCGTCGACGAGGTCGTCGAGGCGTTGGAGAAGCACCGCGCCTGGATGGAGGAGCACGGCGTCCTCACCGAGCGGCGCCGCTCGCGCGCGGCCCGCGAGGTCGAGACGATCGCCGTCACGGCCCTGCGCGAACGCATCGGCGACCTGCACGGCGACCGTCGTCTGAGCACGCTCGCCGAACGCATCGTCGCCGGCGAACTGGACCCCTACCGGGCAGCGGACGAACTGGTCGCGGGCCTGACAGAGGGCTGA
- the mce gene encoding methylmalonyl-CoA epimerase, with protein sequence MLTRIDHIGIACHDLDATVEFYRSTYGFEVFHSEVNEEQGVREAMLKINDTSDGGASYLQLLEPTRPDSTVAKWLDKNGEGVHHIAFGTADVDADAADIKDKGVRVLYEEPRRGSMGSRITFLHPKDCHGVLTELVTSAPVESPEH encoded by the coding sequence ATGCTGACGCGAATCGACCACATCGGGATCGCCTGCCACGACCTCGACGCCACCGTCGAGTTCTACCGGTCCACCTACGGCTTCGAGGTGTTCCACTCCGAGGTCAACGAGGAGCAGGGTGTGCGGGAGGCCATGCTCAAGATCAACGATACCTCCGACGGCGGTGCCTCCTACCTGCAACTTCTCGAGCCGACGCGGCCGGACTCGACCGTCGCCAAGTGGCTCGACAAGAACGGCGAGGGCGTCCACCACATCGCTTTCGGTACGGCGGACGTCGACGCGGACGCCGCGGACATCAAGGACAAGGGCGTACGCGTTCTGTACGAAGAGCCGCGACGCGGCTCCATGGGGTCACGGATCACCTTCCTGCATCCGAAGGATTGCCACGGAGTACTGACAGAACTGGTCACATCGGCGCCTGTTGAGTCACCTGAGCACTGA
- a CDS encoding acetyl-CoA C-acetyltransferase: protein MTGSTGSNGTTSVIVAGARTPMGRLLGSLKSFSGADLGGFAIKAALDRAGIGGDQVQYVIMGQVLQAGAGQIPARQAAVKAGIPMNVPALTVNKVCLSGLDAIALADQLIRAGEFDIVVAGGQESMTNAPHLLPKSREGFKYGAIEMLDAMAYDGLTDAFENIAMGESTEKHNTRLGIARPEQDEIAALSHQRAAAAQKNGIFEAEITPVEIPQRKGEPVLFSKDEGIRADTTAESLGRLRPAFTKDGTITAGTSSQISDGAAAVVVMSKAKAQELGLEWIAEIGAHGNVAGPDNSLQSQPSNAILHALKKDGLEVSDLDLVEINEAFAAVAVQSMKDLGVSTDKVNVNGGAIALGHPIGMSGARLVLHLALELKRRGGGVGAAALCGGGGQGDALIVRVPKA from the coding sequence ATGACTGGATCGACTGGCTCCAACGGCACGACCTCGGTGATCGTCGCGGGCGCACGTACGCCCATGGGACGGCTGCTGGGCTCCCTCAAGTCCTTCTCCGGAGCCGACCTCGGCGGTTTCGCGATCAAGGCCGCCCTCGACCGTGCGGGGATCGGTGGCGACCAGGTGCAGTACGTGATCATGGGCCAGGTGCTCCAGGCCGGGGCGGGGCAGATCCCGGCCCGCCAGGCCGCGGTCAAGGCCGGCATCCCCATGAACGTCCCCGCGCTCACCGTGAACAAGGTGTGTCTGTCGGGCCTCGACGCGATCGCGCTGGCCGACCAGCTGATCCGCGCGGGTGAGTTCGACATCGTGGTGGCGGGCGGCCAGGAGTCCATGACCAACGCCCCCCACCTGCTGCCGAAGTCCCGTGAGGGCTTCAAGTACGGCGCGATCGAGATGCTCGACGCGATGGCGTACGACGGTCTGACCGACGCCTTCGAGAACATCGCCATGGGCGAGTCGACGGAGAAGCACAACACGCGGCTCGGGATCGCGCGTCCCGAGCAGGACGAGATCGCCGCGCTGAGCCATCAGAGGGCCGCCGCCGCGCAGAAGAACGGCATCTTCGAGGCGGAGATCACCCCGGTCGAGATCCCGCAGCGCAAGGGCGAGCCGGTCCTCTTCAGCAAGGACGAAGGTATCCGCGCCGACACCACGGCGGAGTCCCTGGGCAGGCTCCGGCCGGCCTTCACCAAGGACGGCACGATCACCGCGGGCACCTCCTCGCAGATCTCCGACGGCGCGGCGGCCGTCGTCGTGATGAGCAAGGCGAAGGCCCAGGAGCTCGGCCTGGAGTGGATCGCCGAGATCGGCGCCCACGGCAACGTGGCAGGCCCGGACAACTCGCTCCAGTCCCAGCCCTCCAACGCCATCCTGCACGCCCTGAAGAAGGACGGCCTGGAGGTCTCCGACCTCGACCTCGTCGAGATCAACGAGGCCTTCGCCGCCGTCGCCGTGCAGTCGATGAAGGACCTCGGCGTGTCCACGGACAAGGTGAACGTCAACGGGGGTGCCATCGCCCTGGGTCACCCGATCGGCATGTCCGGCGCCCGCCTCGTCCTGCACCTGGCCCTCGAGCTCAAGCGCCGCGGCGGCGGCGTCGGAGCGGCCGCGCTGTGCGGCGGCGGCGGTCAGGGCGACGCGCTGATCGTGCGGGTGCCCAAGGCCTGA